The Corvus moneduloides isolate bCorMon1 chromosome 18, bCorMon1.pri, whole genome shotgun sequence genome window below encodes:
- the LOC116453256 gene encoding LOW QUALITY PROTEIN: olfactory receptor 6F1-like (The sequence of the model RefSeq protein was modified relative to this genomic sequence to represent the inferred CDS: inserted 1 base in 1 codon; deleted 2 bases in 2 codons) — MYYFPCNFAFLEIWFTTACIPKTLANLVSQSQSISFTGCLLQMYFVFSFGCTEYFFLAAMAYDHYLAVCYPLSYSTIMTSTLSRGLAVGSWVGGFLVISVPAPLTSRLSFCGSNIINYFFCDISPWITLSCTDNXTCELVCFVLFAIVILGSCVITLIAYISIISTVLRIPSAQGWQRSFSTFSSHLIVVIIWYCFTIFLHVKPSIKAPLELKGMRKSCLYKQTGPDGR; from the exons ATGTATTATTTTCCCTGCAATTTTGCCTTCCTGGAGATCTGGTTCACAACTGCCTGCATTCCAAAGACACTGGCCAATCTTGTGTCACAAAGCCAGTCCATTTCCTTC ACAGGTTGCCTCCTTCAGATGTACTTTGTCTTCTCGTTTGGTTGTACAGAATATTTCTTCCTTGCAGCCATGGCATATGATCACTATTTGGCTGTATGTTACCCCCTGAGCTACAGCACCATCATGACCAGCACTCTGTCCAGGGGGCTGGCAGTGGGCTCT TGGGTGGGTGGTTTCCTGGTCATTTCAGTGCCAGCGCCTTTGACTTCCAGGTTGTCTTTCTGTGGCTCTAATATCATCAACTATTTCTTCTGTGATATCTCTCCCTGGATTACTCTTTCCTGCACAGATA CTACTTGTGAACTGGTGTGTTTTGTCCTGTTTGCCATTGTCATCCTCGGTTCCTGTGTCATTACCCTGATCGCCTATATTTCTATCATCTCCACTGTACTGAGGATCCCATCTGCTCAAGGCTGGCAAAGATCCTTCTCCACTTTTTCTTCCCATCTCATTGTAGTAATTATTTGGTACTGCTTCACCATCTTCCTCCATGTCAAGCCTTCCATCAAAGCTCCATTGGAactgaaaggaatgagaaagagctgtctttacaaacaaactggGCCTGATGGTAGATAA